A single window of Pseudarthrobacter psychrotolerans DNA harbors:
- a CDS encoding adenosine deaminase encodes MTELPTTEVPGTEPSETDLLETEAVRLLPVAELHLHIEGTLQPELILELADRNGITLPYTGLEELRGLYEFTDLQSFLDLYYANMAVLQTEQDFADMTRAYLARAAAAGVRHAEIMMDPQAHLSRGISLETCVNGVASALATSQEDFGMSTLLIAAFLRDLSEESALEVLDGLLAMNAPIAAIGLDSAEVGNPPAKFERLFAKAREAGLRLTAHAGEEGPPSYIIEALDILGVERIDHGIRCMEDPDLVERLVADRIPLTVCPLSNVRLRAVDTLADHPLPAMLAAGLNVSVNSDDPAYFGGYVDDNFSQLKAVFDLSDFDRARLAANSIHSSFASEERKAELLDELNGG; translated from the coding sequence GTGACGGAACTTCCAACGACGGAAGTGCCCGGGACGGAACCTTCGGAGACGGATCTGCTCGAGACCGAAGCGGTGCGGCTCCTGCCCGTCGCAGAGCTGCACCTGCACATCGAGGGCACCCTGCAGCCGGAACTGATCCTCGAACTGGCCGACCGCAACGGCATCACTCTTCCGTACACGGGCCTGGAGGAGCTCCGGGGACTGTACGAGTTCACGGACCTGCAGTCTTTCCTGGACCTGTACTACGCCAACATGGCGGTGCTGCAGACCGAACAGGATTTCGCCGACATGACGCGCGCCTATCTGGCCCGCGCCGCTGCCGCCGGGGTCCGGCACGCGGAGATCATGATGGATCCGCAGGCGCACCTGTCGCGCGGCATCAGCCTGGAAACCTGCGTCAACGGAGTGGCATCGGCCTTGGCCACCTCCCAGGAGGATTTCGGCATGTCCACCCTCCTGATCGCGGCATTCCTGCGCGACCTGTCCGAGGAATCTGCGCTGGAAGTCCTGGACGGGCTACTGGCCATGAACGCCCCCATCGCGGCCATCGGCCTGGATTCGGCCGAAGTGGGCAACCCGCCGGCCAAGTTTGAGCGGCTGTTCGCCAAAGCCCGCGAAGCGGGCCTGCGGCTGACCGCCCACGCAGGCGAGGAGGGGCCGCCGTCGTACATCATCGAAGCGCTGGACATCCTGGGAGTGGAGCGGATTGACCACGGCATCCGCTGCATGGAGGACCCGGACCTGGTGGAGCGGCTGGTGGCGGACCGGATTCCGCTAACGGTCTGCCCGCTCTCGAACGTCCGGCTGCGGGCCGTCGACACCCTGGCGGACCATCCCTTGCCGGCCATGCTCGCCGCCGGGCTCAACGTCTCCGTGAACTCGGATGATCCGGCCTACTTCGGTGGATACGTGGACGACAACTTTTCCCAGCTGAAGGCCGTTTTTGACCTTTCGGACTTCGACAGGGCCCGGCTCGCGGCCAACTCCATCCACTCGTCGTTCGCCTCCGAGGAGCGCAAAGCCGAGCTCCTGGACGAGCTGAACGGCGGGTAG
- a CDS encoding glycosidase: protein MAKSIADNTDLRLKTVLHVLTEGVWSGDSLNAGEVLAEATARVPFSDHEAALLSGGIPRGHKTLTSATAKLVKAGWLVKGRSGWTITDDGMRATVAFPDADSFATALDAGTPVPADVAIPPTPAPAPAVKAAPAKKAPAKRTPAKKAADAVGKAAKAIEDAIEDAVEPVVKAVRSRKAAPKAASKAAPKETAEAPAVETFPQPEAVAVAGDFNTILGAPENWAPQYDEAQLALDALDQLWKISADLPAGSYTFKIALNRSWDENYGAFGTFDGPNHELHHDGGTVTIRYDHRTRDITIN from the coding sequence ATGGCCAAGTCCATCGCAGATAACACCGACCTCCGACTCAAAACCGTGCTGCACGTCCTGACCGAAGGCGTATGGTCCGGCGATTCACTCAACGCCGGCGAGGTCCTGGCGGAAGCCACCGCGCGCGTGCCGTTCAGTGATCACGAGGCGGCGCTGCTCAGCGGAGGCATTCCGCGCGGACACAAGACGCTCACGTCCGCCACTGCGAAGCTGGTCAAGGCCGGCTGGCTGGTCAAGGGCCGTTCCGGCTGGACCATCACCGATGACGGCATGCGCGCCACGGTGGCCTTCCCCGATGCGGATTCCTTCGCCACAGCGCTCGACGCCGGCACCCCGGTTCCAGCCGACGTCGCCATTCCGCCGACGCCCGCTCCGGCGCCGGCAGTCAAGGCGGCTCCCGCCAAGAAAGCCCCGGCGAAGCGGACGCCCGCCAAGAAGGCCGCCGACGCCGTCGGGAAGGCCGCGAAGGCAATCGAAGACGCCATCGAGGACGCGGTTGAGCCCGTGGTCAAGGCCGTCCGCTCACGCAAGGCAGCCCCCAAAGCTGCGTCAAAAGCAGCGCCCAAGGAAACGGCAGAGGCGCCTGCTGTGGAGACTTTCCCGCAGCCTGAGGCCGTGGCGGTTGCCGGCGACTTCAACACCATCCTGGGCGCGCCGGAGAACTGGGCGCCGCAGTACGACGAGGCCCAGCTGGCGCTCGATGCCCTGGACCAGCTGTGGAAGATCAGCGCCGACCTGCCCGCCGGCTCTTACACCTTCAAGATCGCGCTGAACCGTTCGTGGGATGAGAACTATGGCGCGTTCGGCACGTTCGATGGCCCCAACCACGAACTGCACCACGACGGCGGCACGGTCACCATCCGCTACGACCACCGCACGCGGGACATCACCATCAACTGA
- a CDS encoding excinuclease ABC subunit UvrA: MRNPKQADDLSLSTPGHLADGFVRVRGARENNLRNVDVDVPRDSIVAFTGVSGSGKSSLAFGTIYAEAQRRYFESVAPYARRLIQQGHNPKVEMISGLPPAVALQQRRGAPSSRSTVGTVTTLSNSLRMLFSRAGTYPAGADQLDSDAFSPNTAADACPECHGLGVAHTVSEESLVPDPSLTIREGAIAAWPGAWQGKNLRDILSHLGYDVDVPWRKLPRKQRDWILFTDEQPVVEVTPERDRVAKPYKGRFWSAKSYVLHTLADSQSAAMRERVLGFMASGPCPRCGGTGLRPEALAVSFGGRNIADLNATPMAELAEIIRPTAGLKEAGTASRRQSSGEENEVAVAITADLLQRITVLLELGLGYLALGRVTPTLSPGEMQRLRIATQLRSGLFGVIYVLDEPSAGLHPADAEPLLAVLDQLKASGNSVFVVEHNMDVVRRADWLVDVGPRAGEGGGEVLYSGPVAGLAAVEESVTRPFLFDDGGTRGGGARGPDVGTSDSGTSDGGTAPGAGQARQPDGWLELAGISRHNLKDLDARFPLGVLTAVTGVSGSGKSTLVTHVLGEVVGSGLKNHQAPQLSEPDDTGPATALSVGPVSGAERIDRLVTVDQKPIGRTPRSNLATYTGLFDAVRKEFAATEQAKARGFGAGRFSFNVAGGRCETCQGEGFVAVELLFLPGSYGPCPECDGSRYNPETLEVTYRGKNVAEVLRLTVDAATAFLADIRAAARSLKSLGDVGLGYLRLGQPATELSGGEAQRIKLATELQRAQRGHTLYLLDEPTTGLHPADVELLMAQLHSLVDSGNTVVVVEHEMAVVAAADWVIDLGPSGGDAGGRIVAAGTAADVAGSTASRTAPYLTAALPQPVTS, from the coding sequence ATGCGGAACCCTAAACAGGCTGACGATCTTTCCCTTTCCACTCCCGGCCATCTGGCGGACGGCTTCGTCCGCGTCCGGGGCGCGCGGGAGAACAACCTGCGGAACGTGGACGTGGATGTGCCCCGCGACTCCATTGTGGCTTTTACAGGGGTCTCCGGCTCGGGAAAGTCCTCCCTGGCTTTCGGCACCATCTATGCCGAGGCCCAGCGCCGTTACTTCGAATCCGTGGCCCCGTACGCACGCCGCCTCATCCAGCAGGGCCATAACCCCAAGGTGGAGATGATCTCAGGGCTGCCACCCGCCGTCGCGCTTCAACAGCGCCGCGGCGCACCCAGCAGCCGCTCCACCGTGGGCACGGTAACCACGCTCTCCAATTCGCTCCGCATGCTGTTTTCGCGGGCGGGCACCTACCCGGCCGGCGCCGATCAGCTGGACTCCGACGCGTTCTCGCCGAACACAGCGGCCGACGCCTGCCCTGAATGCCACGGGCTGGGGGTCGCGCACACCGTCAGCGAGGAATCCCTGGTACCGGACCCCTCGCTGACCATCCGGGAAGGTGCCATCGCGGCGTGGCCGGGCGCCTGGCAGGGCAAGAACCTCCGCGACATCCTCAGCCACCTGGGCTACGACGTGGACGTGCCCTGGCGGAAGCTGCCCAGGAAGCAGCGCGACTGGATCCTGTTCACCGACGAGCAGCCCGTCGTGGAAGTCACCCCCGAGCGGGATCGCGTGGCCAAGCCGTACAAGGGTCGCTTCTGGAGCGCCAAAAGCTACGTCCTGCACACCCTGGCGGACTCCCAGAGCGCCGCCATGCGTGAGCGCGTCCTGGGGTTTATGGCGTCCGGCCCATGTCCGCGCTGCGGCGGCACCGGGCTCCGGCCCGAAGCACTCGCGGTCTCCTTCGGTGGCCGCAATATCGCCGACCTCAACGCCACGCCGATGGCGGAGCTCGCCGAAATCATCCGCCCCACCGCCGGGCTCAAGGAAGCCGGTACCGCGTCACGCCGGCAGTCCTCCGGCGAGGAAAACGAGGTGGCAGTGGCCATCACCGCCGACCTCCTGCAGCGCATCACCGTGCTCCTGGAACTGGGCCTCGGATACCTGGCGCTGGGTCGCGTCACCCCCACTCTCTCCCCCGGCGAGATGCAGCGGCTCCGGATCGCCACCCAGCTCAGGTCGGGACTGTTCGGCGTGATCTACGTGCTCGACGAACCGTCCGCCGGCCTCCATCCGGCCGACGCCGAACCGCTCCTGGCGGTCCTGGACCAGCTCAAAGCGTCCGGGAACTCGGTGTTCGTGGTGGAACACAATATGGACGTGGTCCGCCGGGCCGACTGGCTGGTGGACGTGGGTCCCCGCGCCGGGGAAGGCGGCGGCGAGGTGCTTTACAGCGGGCCTGTTGCCGGGCTCGCGGCCGTCGAGGAGTCGGTCACCCGGCCCTTCCTGTTCGACGACGGCGGGACGCGCGGCGGCGGGGCGCGCGGGCCCGACGTCGGGACTTCCGACAGCGGGACTTCCGACGGCGGCACTGCACCAGGTGCAGGCCAGGCCCGGCAGCCCGACGGATGGCTGGAGCTCGCGGGGATTAGCCGGCACAACCTCAAGGACCTGGATGCGCGGTTCCCGTTGGGCGTTCTGACGGCAGTCACAGGGGTGTCCGGCTCCGGTAAGTCCACCCTGGTGACGCATGTCCTCGGGGAAGTTGTGGGATCCGGGCTGAAGAATCACCAGGCTCCGCAGCTGTCCGAACCTGATGATACGGGCCCGGCCACGGCGTTGTCCGTGGGACCGGTCAGCGGCGCGGAACGGATCGACAGGCTGGTCACCGTGGACCAGAAACCAATCGGGCGAACCCCCCGCTCCAACCTCGCCACCTACACAGGCCTGTTCGATGCAGTGCGCAAAGAATTCGCGGCGACGGAGCAGGCCAAGGCACGCGGGTTCGGCGCCGGGCGCTTCTCCTTCAACGTGGCCGGAGGCCGCTGCGAAACCTGCCAGGGCGAAGGCTTCGTGGCGGTTGAACTGCTCTTCCTCCCGGGCAGCTACGGGCCGTGCCCGGAGTGCGACGGGTCCCGCTACAACCCCGAGACCCTGGAGGTGACGTACCGGGGCAAGAATGTGGCGGAAGTGCTGCGCCTGACGGTGGATGCGGCCACCGCGTTCCTGGCCGACATTCGGGCCGCGGCCCGCAGCTTGAAGAGCCTCGGGGATGTGGGCCTGGGCTACCTCCGGCTGGGCCAGCCCGCCACGGAGCTTTCCGGCGGCGAAGCCCAGCGCATCAAGCTGGCCACCGAACTGCAGCGTGCCCAGCGGGGACATACTCTCTACCTCCTGGACGAGCCAACCACCGGGCTCCACCCCGCCGACGTCGAACTCCTGATGGCCCAGCTCCATAGCCTGGTGGACAGCGGCAACACCGTGGTGGTGGTGGAACACGAAATGGCCGTTGTGGCGGCGGCGGACTGGGTCATTGACCTTGGCCCCTCCGGCGGGGACGCCGGCGGCCGGATTGTCGCCGCCGGCACCGCCGCCGACGTCGCGGGTTCCACCGCCAGCCGCACCGCGCCCTACCTGACCGCCGCGCTTCCCCAGCCGGTCACCAGCTGA
- a CDS encoding NAD-dependent epimerase/dehydratase family protein translates to MTILLAGCGDLGTEAGLRFAAAGHRVVGWRRSPEKLPSAIKGVAANLGSTDLPAVPADTTAVVVAVAADSPSEAAYRAAYVDGLAHLLDALERDGVTPRRVLFVSSTAVYGDAGGGWVDEGTTAAPGGFSGRILLEAEELLVSRLRGTGSSPVVLRLGGIYGPGRTRLIDQVRSGTAMLPDEPRFTNRIHRDDAAAAIVQLATVEAMPAPVYVGVDNSPAELGDVLRFLAAEMGYPEPPVGPAGEARGGNKRCSNALLLGTGFEFTYPTFREGYRAVLARTGVRHP, encoded by the coding sequence GTGACCATCCTCCTGGCCGGCTGCGGCGATCTGGGCACCGAAGCAGGCCTGCGCTTCGCCGCCGCCGGACACCGGGTGGTGGGCTGGCGCCGCTCGCCCGAGAAACTGCCCTCTGCGATCAAAGGCGTGGCGGCGAACCTGGGCTCTACGGACCTTCCCGCTGTCCCGGCGGACACCACCGCCGTCGTCGTGGCCGTTGCGGCTGATTCGCCCTCCGAAGCCGCCTACCGTGCCGCCTATGTGGACGGGCTGGCGCACCTCCTGGACGCCCTGGAGCGCGACGGCGTGACGCCACGCCGGGTACTTTTTGTGTCCTCCACCGCTGTCTATGGGGACGCCGGTGGTGGCTGGGTTGATGAGGGTACGACGGCGGCACCTGGCGGCTTCTCCGGACGCATCCTCCTTGAGGCGGAGGAACTCTTGGTTTCGCGGTTGCGCGGCACTGGCAGCTCGCCCGTTGTGCTGCGGCTGGGCGGGATCTACGGTCCGGGCCGGACCCGGCTGATTGACCAGGTCCGCAGCGGGACTGCCATGCTTCCCGACGAGCCCCGCTTCACTAACCGGATCCACCGGGACGACGCCGCTGCGGCGATCGTCCAACTGGCCACCGTGGAAGCTATGCCTGCGCCGGTATATGTCGGAGTGGACAACTCTCCCGCTGAACTTGGGGACGTGCTGCGGTTCCTCGCCGCCGAAATGGGCTATCCGGAACCGCCAGTCGGTCCAGCCGGCGAGGCCCGCGGCGGCAACAAGCGATGCAGCAATGCTTTGCTCCTCGGCACTGGGTTTGAGTTCACGTACCCGACATTCCGGGAAGGTTACCGGGCAGTTCTGGCACGCACCGGAGTCCGCCACCCGTAG
- a CDS encoding MSMEG_6728 family protein: MQTFLPYPDFRQSAAALDTARLGKQRVEALQTLRALVIPEYGWLDHPAVRMWMGHVPALTMYGLAMVDEWTSRGHEDNTRANITEFAPQAAHPDYAAKIPLPEWLGNPDFHLSHRAKLLRKEPKFYKTVFPDADLDLDFIWPEPKHEFYPAEPEGDILWILRDPHTEIDQQTLDTVALPPIRRAGAVAPTAPEDGYSPVYVDDGSRRPSKQPRKLPPKQLVKKPTRKRQAQEEAFATLPGKTTVAVSFEDGTKFAVGQVLGRPITLDDGRFGRTFSVTEVIDRSAFDYPALLQDPRVFFPVPAP; this comes from the coding sequence ATGCAAACCTTCCTTCCGTATCCCGATTTCCGGCAGAGCGCCGCAGCACTGGACACCGCCAGGCTTGGCAAGCAGCGTGTCGAGGCGCTGCAGACCCTCCGGGCTCTGGTGATTCCCGAGTACGGCTGGCTGGACCACCCCGCCGTCCGCATGTGGATGGGCCACGTTCCGGCGCTCACCATGTACGGCCTGGCGATGGTGGACGAATGGACCTCCCGCGGCCATGAAGACAACACGCGCGCCAACATCACCGAGTTCGCTCCCCAGGCTGCACACCCGGACTACGCGGCCAAGATCCCGCTGCCGGAGTGGCTCGGAAATCCTGATTTCCACCTGAGCCACCGCGCGAAGCTGCTCCGCAAGGAACCGAAGTTCTACAAGACCGTATTCCCTGACGCCGATTTGGACCTGGACTTCATTTGGCCTGAGCCCAAGCACGAGTTCTACCCGGCAGAACCCGAGGGCGACATCCTCTGGATCCTCCGCGACCCGCACACAGAAATCGATCAGCAGACGCTGGATACCGTGGCACTGCCTCCGATCCGCCGCGCCGGCGCTGTTGCGCCGACCGCCCCTGAGGACGGCTACTCCCCCGTGTACGTCGACGACGGCTCCCGCCGCCCATCCAAGCAGCCGCGCAAGCTGCCGCCAAAGCAGCTCGTGAAGAAGCCCACCCGGAAGCGCCAGGCGCAGGAGGAAGCATTCGCCACCCTCCCCGGCAAGACCACCGTCGCGGTTTCATTTGAGGACGGCACCAAGTTCGCCGTCGGTCAGGTGCTGGGCCGTCCCATCACGCTCGACGACGGCCGGTTCGGCCGCACGTTCAGCGTCACCGAAGTGATCGACCGGTCCGCGTTCGATTACCCGGCCCTCCTGCAGGACCCCCGGGTGTTCTTCCCGGTTCCCGCTCCCTGA
- a CDS encoding transglycosylase family protein: MKNTTIRTAARRGVAVAAISAAGLALSVTAANAATDGATWDSLAQCESGGNWATNTGNGYSGGLQFSATTWAAYGGTGSAADASREQQIAVAEQIQASQGWGAWPSCAAELGLSGGGGTTAVTPQSAPLQSVPVQAPVESAPVQVPAEQAPALPAAADAVTAPQHAAPVELSGETYTLEPGDTLNTVADKLGVEGGWQSLADANLDTIANPDLVFSGQVLQLPA; this comes from the coding sequence ATGAAAAACACCACCATTCGTACTGCCGCACGCCGTGGAGTAGCCGTCGCCGCCATTTCCGCGGCCGGCCTTGCACTCTCCGTCACGGCAGCCAACGCGGCCACCGACGGCGCAACCTGGGACTCATTGGCGCAGTGTGAGAGCGGCGGAAACTGGGCCACAAATACCGGCAACGGCTACTCGGGCGGCCTGCAGTTCAGCGCCACAACCTGGGCTGCCTACGGCGGCACCGGTTCCGCGGCCGACGCCAGCCGCGAACAGCAGATCGCAGTGGCCGAACAGATCCAGGCATCGCAGGGCTGGGGAGCCTGGCCGTCCTGCGCCGCCGAGCTTGGCCTGAGCGGTGGAGGGGGCACGACGGCGGTGACTCCCCAGAGCGCACCGTTGCAGAGCGTGCCTGTCCAGGCGCCGGTGGAGAGTGCGCCGGTCCAGGTACCGGCGGAGCAGGCACCAGCCCTGCCGGCTGCGGCCGATGCCGTGACGGCTCCGCAGCACGCCGCGCCCGTGGAGTTGAGTGGCGAGACGTACACTCTTGAGCCCGGCGACACCCTGAACACCGTCGCCGACAAGCTTGGCGTTGAGGGCGGCTGGCAGAGCCTGGCGGACGCCAACCTGGATACCATTGCCAACCCGGACCTCGTGTTCTCCGGGCAGGTCCTCCAGCTTCCCGCCTAA
- a CDS encoding YceI family protein, producing MTLPSGLTSGVWTLDMSHSEIGFTVRHAGISKVRGRFTDGSAEARVGASLADASLHATVKTASFDSGDANRDGHVKGADFFDVEKYPEMTFRATSAEGDGEDYTLTGDLTIRGITKPVELEVEFTGVAVDPFGATRAGFSAECEISRKEFGLTWNAALEAGGLLVSDKVKINVEAALVKQS from the coding sequence GTGACCCTTCCTTCAGGCCTTACCTCAGGCGTCTGGACCCTGGACATGTCGCACAGCGAGATTGGTTTCACTGTCCGGCACGCCGGCATCAGCAAGGTCCGCGGACGTTTCACGGACGGCTCAGCCGAAGCCCGCGTTGGCGCGTCCCTCGCCGACGCTTCACTTCACGCCACGGTCAAGACGGCCAGCTTCGATTCCGGCGACGCCAACCGCGACGGACACGTGAAGGGGGCGGACTTCTTCGATGTGGAGAAGTACCCCGAGATGACATTCCGGGCCACCTCGGCGGAGGGCGACGGCGAGGACTACACACTCACGGGCGATCTCACCATCCGCGGGATCACCAAGCCGGTGGAGCTGGAGGTTGAGTTCACCGGGGTAGCCGTGGACCCCTTTGGTGCCACCCGCGCAGGATTCTCCGCGGAGTGCGAGATCAGCCGCAAAGAGTTCGGCCTGACGTGGAATGCCGCCCTGGAAGCGGGCGGCCTGCTGGTCAGCGACAAGGTCAAGATCAACGTCGAAGCGGCGCTGGTTAAGCAGTCCTGA
- a CDS encoding MFS transporter: MTSQSNRLPVGALIVLAAIGFTAITTELLPSGLLPQISADFRVSEATAGYLTAGYAAIIVVTVIPLSLLLSRVPRHYLLIALILFFAASNALVAIVSDFGAAMGSRVVGGIAHGLLWSAMAPFVARIVPAHKVGKALAIVFSGNSLGLAIGAPVGTALGNIVGWRAAFLVLAASGVLLALLAVWLLPPVRRIPNTPHPTIRKAIGQPGVKTVAVGWPLMLMAHFALFTYIAPFLREVRLPDFSIPLSISVLGVAGLVGIWIAGVTVDSRPRRWLLITVAGVVASLALLPLVGSVLPALALPVTLVLMLVWGTGIGAMGIYNQSAILRAGGEYRDAANGLTVLTIQIGIMIGAMFGAAALTIAGPLLIPVAAAIPAVVAFVLILAGRRHAYPPGPKERQAALADAPSA; the protein is encoded by the coding sequence GTGACATCCCAGAGCAACAGGCTGCCTGTCGGCGCCCTGATAGTCCTTGCCGCCATCGGCTTCACCGCCATCACCACCGAGCTCCTGCCCTCCGGCCTGCTGCCCCAGATCAGCGCCGATTTCCGGGTCTCCGAGGCGACCGCCGGGTACCTGACGGCTGGCTATGCGGCCATCATCGTGGTCACCGTGATCCCCTTGTCCCTGCTGCTCTCGCGCGTCCCGCGGCACTACCTGCTCATCGCGTTGATCCTGTTCTTCGCGGCCAGCAATGCGCTGGTGGCCATCGTCTCCGATTTCGGTGCCGCCATGGGTTCCCGGGTAGTGGGCGGCATCGCCCATGGCCTGCTGTGGTCCGCCATGGCCCCGTTTGTGGCGCGGATTGTCCCCGCCCACAAAGTTGGGAAGGCCCTGGCCATTGTGTTCAGCGGCAACAGCCTGGGCCTGGCCATCGGCGCCCCGGTAGGCACGGCCTTGGGCAACATCGTCGGCTGGCGCGCGGCGTTCCTGGTTCTGGCCGCCTCCGGTGTGCTGCTGGCGCTCCTTGCCGTGTGGCTGCTTCCCCCGGTGCGGCGCATCCCCAATACCCCGCACCCAACAATCCGCAAGGCGATCGGCCAACCGGGAGTGAAGACTGTCGCCGTTGGCTGGCCGCTGATGCTCATGGCCCATTTCGCGTTGTTCACCTATATCGCCCCGTTCCTACGCGAGGTCCGGCTGCCTGATTTCAGCATCCCGCTGTCCATCAGTGTCCTCGGGGTTGCCGGGCTGGTGGGCATCTGGATCGCCGGCGTCACCGTGGATTCCCGGCCGCGGCGCTGGCTCCTGATCACGGTCGCCGGTGTTGTGGCGTCCCTGGCCCTGCTTCCGCTGGTGGGCAGCGTCCTGCCGGCCTTGGCGCTGCCGGTCACGCTGGTCCTGATGTTGGTGTGGGGCACAGGCATCGGCGCAATGGGGATTTACAACCAGTCCGCCATCCTCCGGGCCGGCGGCGAGTACAGGGACGCCGCCAACGGACTGACGGTCCTGACCATCCAGATCGGGATCATGATCGGTGCGATGTTCGGCGCCGCCGCCCTCACAATTGCCGGGCCGCTCCTGATACCGGTGGCCGCCGCCATTCCCGCCGTCGTCGCGTTTGTGCTGATTCTCGCCGGCCGGCGGCACGCCTATCCACCGGGGCCGAAGGAACGCCAAGCCGCTTTGGCTGACGCACCGTCCGCATAA
- a CDS encoding acylphosphatase has protein sequence MGFSRRLRDSGRDNPGWENSVRDNGDIRLSARVFGVVQGVGFRFWTMGKADELALKGVVKNLDDGSVSIEAEGPEQQVQKLLDWLRSENAPGRVERVEETISAADGSFRDFRAR, from the coding sequence ATGGGTTTTTCCAGGCGCCTGCGTGACTCCGGCCGGGATAACCCTGGCTGGGAGAACTCTGTCCGGGATAACGGCGACATCCGGCTCTCTGCCCGCGTCTTTGGCGTGGTGCAGGGGGTCGGATTCCGTTTCTGGACGATGGGCAAGGCCGACGAACTGGCGCTCAAGGGTGTGGTGAAAAACCTCGACGACGGCTCAGTGTCCATCGAGGCCGAAGGGCCGGAGCAGCAGGTCCAAAAGCTCCTGGACTGGCTGAGGTCGGAGAACGCCCCCGGCAGGGTGGAACGGGTGGAGGAGACCATCTCCGCGGCCGACGGATCGTTCCGGGATTTCCGGGCCCGCTGA